A genomic region of Streptosporangium lutulentum contains the following coding sequences:
- a CDS encoding class II fumarate hydratase, which translates to MSEYRIEHDSMGEVRVPADAKWRAQTQRAVENFPVSGRGLESPHISALGLIKAIAAEVNAELGVLDKELAQAIAEAATDVAENEWDGEFPIDVFQTGSGTSSNMNANEVIATLAEERLGRPVHPNDHVNASQSSNDVFPTSIHVAAATEVTYHLIPSLRHLATALREKSLQFEGVVKAGRTHLMDATPVTLGQEFGGYATQIENAVSRVRSSLPHLSQLPLGGTAVGTGINTPPGFAPKVIERLREATGLPFSEAPDHFEAQGARDAVVELSGHLRTTAISLNKIANDLRWMGSGPRTGLGEINLPDLQPGSSIMPGKVNPVVPEAVCMVAAQVIGNDATIAFSGASGTFELNVMLPVIARNVLESIRLLANVSRLLADRCVHGITANADHMREYAESSPSIVTPLNTHVGYEEAAKIAKQALAERKTIREVVIERGHVANGTLTEEQLDALLDVLSMTRPPS; encoded by the coding sequence ATGAGCGAGTATCGGATCGAGCACGACTCGATGGGCGAGGTACGAGTCCCGGCGGACGCGAAGTGGCGAGCGCAGACCCAGAGGGCGGTGGAGAACTTCCCGGTCTCCGGGCGCGGGCTGGAAAGTCCGCACATCTCCGCCCTCGGCCTGATCAAGGCGATCGCCGCCGAGGTCAACGCCGAGCTGGGGGTGCTCGACAAGGAGCTGGCCCAGGCGATCGCCGAGGCCGCCACCGACGTCGCGGAGAACGAGTGGGACGGCGAATTCCCCATCGACGTCTTCCAGACCGGGTCGGGCACCTCCTCCAACATGAACGCCAACGAGGTGATCGCCACCCTCGCCGAGGAGCGGCTGGGCCGTCCCGTCCATCCCAACGACCACGTCAACGCCTCGCAGTCCTCCAACGACGTCTTCCCCACCTCCATCCACGTCGCCGCCGCGACCGAGGTGACCTACCACCTCATCCCGTCGCTGCGGCACCTGGCCACCGCGCTGCGGGAGAAGTCGCTCCAGTTCGAGGGGGTGGTCAAGGCGGGCCGTACCCATCTGATGGACGCCACCCCGGTCACCCTGGGCCAGGAGTTCGGCGGCTACGCCACTCAGATCGAGAACGCGGTCTCCCGGGTGCGGAGCTCGCTCCCCCACCTCTCCCAGCTCCCGCTGGGAGGCACGGCGGTCGGCACCGGCATCAACACCCCCCCCGGCTTCGCCCCCAAGGTCATCGAAAGGCTTCGAGAGGCCACCGGGCTGCCGTTCTCCGAGGCTCCCGATCACTTCGAGGCCCAGGGCGCCCGGGACGCCGTGGTGGAGCTCTCCGGCCATCTCCGTACGACCGCGATCTCACTCAACAAGATCGCCAACGACCTTCGCTGGATGGGGTCCGGACCCCGCACGGGGCTGGGCGAGATCAACCTGCCCGACCTCCAGCCGGGGTCCTCGATCATGCCCGGCAAGGTCAACCCGGTCGTCCCCGAGGCCGTGTGCATGGTCGCCGCCCAGGTCATCGGGAACGACGCGACCATCGCCTTCTCCGGAGCCTCGGGCACCTTCGAGCTCAACGTGATGCTCCCGGTCATCGCGCGCAACGTCCTGGAGTCCATCCGGCTGCTGGCCAACGTCTCCCGGCTGCTGGCCGACCGGTGCGTGCACGGCATCACCGCCAACGCCGACCACATGCGTGAGTACGCCGAGTCCTCACCCTCGATCGTCACCCCGCTCAACACCCACGTCGGCTACGAGGAGGCCGCTAAGATCGCCAAACAGGCTCTGGCGGAGCGCAAGACCATCCGCGAGGTCGTCATCGAACGCGGGCACGTCGCCAACGGCACCCTCACGGAGGAGCAGCTCGACGCCCTCCTCGACGTGCTGTCCATGACCCGCCCGCCTTCGTAG
- a CDS encoding serine/threonine-protein kinase: MPEQQMRVLADRYELISPLGRGTMGTVWRAHDRSLGREVAIKEIRQEPGLSEAQRTELRERMIREGRMAARISHPSVATIHDAIVEDGSPWIIMELVQARSLERVIEEEGPLPPRLVAEIGVDLLGALRAAHAQGVLHRDVKPGNVLITESGRVVLTDFGIAKAVGDTSLTRTGMVIGSPGYTAPERARGEHTGPESDLWSLGATLYFAVEGRPAYERSSVSETLAALMSEQVDTPTQAGPLRPVLEQLLNRDYKTRLTAAQASAILRAVADTPSHLADSTPATPSPAPPPAPAPAPRTTTSADDEYDADRTMLVIRPKGGLRIPGSTPAPAEPPVPPAAAPPPPTGPPATGWPERPLPPGQERPPSGPQSPPAPSAGAPVAGRQGPAGPSGLGTPVARRPGPPDAYPQRPPEGSGQWPPAAGPHGFPPAGRPDLTNTPPHGFPTAPGQMPHAPGPQGPGTPPGAPGGNLPPHPGLGTDLFAIASHGGPPDNRGQGEPNPSSQKNRTGVFVLMGVAVVALFVIMILVMATFT; this comes from the coding sequence ATGCCGGAACAGCAGATGCGCGTACTCGCAGACCGATACGAGTTGATCTCGCCGCTCGGTCGGGGCACGATGGGCACTGTTTGGCGTGCTCACGATCGTTCCCTGGGGCGCGAGGTCGCGATCAAGGAAATCCGCCAGGAGCCCGGTCTCAGCGAGGCTCAGCGCACCGAACTCCGGGAACGCATGATCCGTGAGGGTCGGATGGCCGCCCGCATCAGTCATCCCTCCGTGGCCACGATCCACGACGCGATCGTCGAGGACGGCAGCCCCTGGATCATCATGGAGCTGGTTCAGGCGCGCTCCCTCGAACGCGTGATCGAGGAGGAAGGGCCGCTGCCGCCCCGGCTGGTCGCCGAAATCGGGGTAGATCTTCTGGGGGCGCTGCGGGCGGCCCACGCCCAGGGCGTACTCCACCGCGACGTCAAACCCGGCAACGTGCTGATCACCGAGAGCGGCCGGGTGGTGCTCACCGACTTCGGCATCGCCAAGGCCGTGGGCGACACGAGTCTCACCAGGACCGGCATGGTGATCGGCTCCCCCGGATACACGGCGCCCGAGCGGGCTCGCGGCGAGCACACCGGGCCCGAGTCGGACCTCTGGTCGCTGGGAGCCACCCTGTACTTCGCGGTGGAGGGCCGCCCGGCCTACGAACGCTCCTCGGTGTCCGAGACCCTGGCCGCGCTGATGAGCGAGCAGGTCGACACCCCGACCCAGGCTGGACCGCTCCGACCAGTGCTGGAGCAGCTCCTGAACAGGGACTACAAGACGCGGCTGACAGCCGCCCAGGCGAGTGCGATCCTCCGGGCCGTGGCCGACACCCCCTCGCACCTGGCGGATTCGACGCCGGCCACCCCGTCCCCCGCCCCGCCTCCGGCTCCGGCTCCGGCTCCCAGGACGACGACCTCGGCGGACGACGAGTACGACGCCGACCGCACCATGCTGGTCATCCGTCCCAAGGGCGGCCTCCGCATCCCCGGCAGCACCCCGGCCCCCGCCGAGCCTCCCGTCCCCCCTGCCGCCGCGCCGCCCCCGCCGACCGGCCCTCCGGCGACCGGATGGCCGGAGAGACCGCTTCCCCCGGGGCAGGAAAGACCGCCGTCGGGGCCGCAGAGTCCGCCCGCCCCCTCAGCCGGCGCGCCCGTCGCGGGGCGGCAGGGCCCGGCCGGCCCCTCCGGGCTCGGCACGCCCGTCGCCAGGCGGCCGGGACCACCCGACGCCTATCCTCAGCGGCCTCCGGAGGGCTCGGGGCAGTGGCCGCCGGCCGCCGGGCCGCATGGATTCCCCCCGGCGGGGAGGCCGGACCTGACGAACACACCCCCGCACGGGTTCCCGACCGCGCCGGGACAGATGCCTCACGCCCCGGGACCTCAGGGGCCTGGGACGCCGCCGGGCGCGCCCGGCGGGAACCTTCCGCCACACCCCGGGCTGGGAACCGACCTGTTCGCGATCGCGAGTCACGGAGGTCCGCCGGACAATCGCGGTCAAGGGGAGCCGAATCCCTCCTCGCAGAAGAACCGGACCGGCGTGTTCGTCCTCATGGGCGTGGCGGTGGTCGCCCTGTTCGTGATCATGATTCTGGTCATGGCCACCTTCACGTAG